The proteins below are encoded in one region of Acidimicrobiia bacterium:
- a CDS encoding amidohydrolase family protein: MRVIDIHAHVTPQRFSRAIAEKGSWHGLGPEFGELENPKNLWDPQRRIADMESLGVHTQAVSSTDCFYQYDNELPAAIAIARDANDELAEMQRNHPQSFTPLGTVPMQDVPAAVAELERLIGELGLKGVMINDHVNGRTYEHDEFLPFWEAVEGLGAVVLFHQYTPTIVMSRTTRWFLPNSIGNLVDRAVTFGTLVFGGVMDRFPDLELVLGHAGGYTAFGVDRMDKGWEAAALDYMPSEPRMHIQRPPSEYLSRFYYDSVTYKETSLRFLIDRVGIDRVVFGTDYPAPMVVPDAVNWIMGLESLGADEKEAILWKNPERLLGL; the protein is encoded by the coding sequence TCAGAGGTTCTCACGCGCCATTGCCGAGAAGGGATCCTGGCATGGCCTCGGGCCGGAGTTCGGTGAGTTGGAGAACCCCAAGAACCTCTGGGACCCGCAGAGACGCATCGCCGACATGGAGTCGCTGGGGGTGCACACCCAAGCCGTGTCGTCGACGGATTGCTTCTACCAATACGACAACGAGCTGCCTGCTGCCATCGCCATCGCCAGGGACGCCAACGACGAGCTCGCCGAGATGCAGCGGAATCATCCGCAGAGCTTCACACCTCTCGGCACGGTGCCCATGCAGGACGTCCCGGCCGCGGTCGCCGAGCTGGAGCGGCTCATCGGCGAGCTCGGCCTCAAGGGCGTGATGATCAACGACCACGTCAACGGGAGGACATACGAGCACGACGAGTTCTTGCCGTTTTGGGAGGCGGTCGAGGGCCTCGGGGCGGTCGTGCTCTTCCACCAGTACACGCCCACGATCGTGATGTCGCGGACGACCAGGTGGTTCCTGCCGAACTCGATCGGGAACCTGGTCGATCGGGCGGTGACGTTCGGGACGCTCGTGTTCGGTGGTGTCATGGACCGGTTCCCCGACCTCGAGCTGGTGCTCGGCCATGCCGGTGGGTATACGGCGTTCGGCGTCGATCGCATGGACAAGGGGTGGGAGGCGGCGGCACTCGACTACATGCCGAGTGAGCCCAGGATGCACATCCAGCGGCCCCCGAGCGAGTACCTGAGCCGTTTCTACTACGACAGCGTCACCTACAAGGAGACGTCGCTGCGATTCCTCATCGACAGGGTCGGCATCGACCGGGTCGTGTTCGGCACGGACTATCCGGCGCCGATGGTCGTACCGGACGCGGTCAACTGGATCATGGGACTCGAGAGCCTCGGCGCCGACGAGAAGGAGGCGATCCTGTGGAAGAACCCGGAGCGCCTACTCGGCCTCTGA